The Dama dama isolate Ldn47 chromosome X, ASM3311817v1, whole genome shotgun sequence nucleotide sequence cagttccaatgaagtggatgaaagtggagcctattatacagagtgaagtcagaaagaaaaacaccaatacagtatactaatgtatatatatggaatttagaaagatgataatgataaccctatatgcgaaacagcgagagacacagatgtatagaacagtgttttggactctctgggagaaggcgagggtgggatgatatgagagaatagcattgaagcatgtatattatcatatatgaaacacattgtcagtccaggtttgatgtatgagacagggtgctcagggctggtgcactggaatgaccctgagggatgggatggggagggaggtgggaagggagttcaggatgggaaaaCATGTATACCCATGTGctccatgtatggcaaaatccactacaatattgtaattagcctccaattaaaaaaaaaaaaaaaaaaaaaggtgtttttggttctgtttttccTCATCAGTGTTGTATCTTATTTCCTTCAGCTCTGTTATACCAACCTATACAATTATTACAGTATGGATATTTACCCCTTTGCATTACTTGCAAGGTGGGTCAGACATACAGCTTTCCCTTTTTCTGGCCTTGTGACTAAATCCCCTTTCACTGAGAAAGCAGGGCCACCATGAAAATACACACCCTGTATTTAGGAAAGGTGTCAGTGTACAGTCATTTCAATTTTCGCTGTTTGGGTTGGATCTATGTGAAAATTGAGAATAGCTATTCATATACAAGAATCATTATATAGTTCTTAACATATTAGCCTTTCTTTCTTGCTTCCTGGAGTTTTTATTCCTTAGCCTGCAATATGCATTCATGTGATGGTTAGGGTTAAGACCACGTATATATTTTACCCATCTCTCTACAACTTATTACtaatttttaacatgaaaaacaAAGACTGTATATGTATTTTACCCATCTCCccataatttattatttactaatttttaacatgaaaaagaatCTTACATCAAAACACAAATGTATAATTGAACCTCTTTGTTCCCAATTACCCAATCTTAACAATTATCAGTATCTTGCTAATCCAACTTCTCTTATCTTTTCCTGGAAAAAACAAATTCCAGATTTTTCCTGTTAGTATGTTCTTAAACTGGTAAGGTCATGTTACTTTTTCCTATATTAACCTCAACAAAATGGCTCAAATGTAAATCACTAGTCAAGAGCAAAACACCaattaaaatgattttcaatATACACGTACTTGaatatctgaaattttaaaataagtcaaaaaATGGTGAGGGTATGGAGCAACCAGACTCTTCATACAATTGTGAAAGAAGTGTAAAACAATAAATAACTGCTTTAGAAAACAGGGAGTATCTAATGGAAAGATACAGAATATGTAACCCAGTTCTACTTTAGAATGTATCCACTAGATATGAACAAGTCTTTCAGAAAAGCTGAGGTTCTATCCTGGACCAAACTTGTGCTCCTCTTGAGTATTTTCCAACTAGgactcaaatttttgacatccaTTGTTTGTACTGTCTAGTTTTAACAAGAATCCTAGGTCAGTTAGGTTATACTCAGTATCTTAGTATTCTCAGTGGCAATAGAGTTCTTAGCTCCCCAACACCCACCAGGTGCTACCTATTACCCTAATCTACCTTCAGCAAAGAGACTTGTTACACTGGTTAAGCAAAATACACCCCCCATCTTGGTCTTCTCCTCTATTTTTCTAACTACTCACACGCACTTCCCACCTTGCTCCTTGGCTGTAAATTTCCATTTGCCCACGATGCATTCAGAGCAGCTGAATCTATGGGATTCAGGGAATCCCTGAATCAATTGGAGAAAGCAGTAGTCTTTCTCCCTTACTGCAAGCACCCATATAGACCCTCTTGAATaaagttattttcttccttctctttaataGGCGTCATAAATAATTTAACATAACCACAACCTGGAAACCACCCTGGTCAGTTCAGCATAGAACATAATTCAACACAGCGGTTAGACTGAAACTATAGACAATATTTTATCTCACAGACAGAATGCTGACTGCAAGAAACTGTACAAGAACACACTGATTTACAGATGAATGCCAGTCTACACTAAAAGAAGTTAGGAAACATGGGAGGTTAGTTCTAATAAGGGGTCACAAGGACACTGAAGTTtactctaaaaacaaaacaacaaccatGTGTCATAGAACTACTGTAATGTTAACATGTTAAATTGATTTGGTTCTTTTAACAAACTCTGTTATGTGGCATAGCTGCCAGCATCACCGCATGGTAACAGTGGTAATACTGATTTATCAGCCAAGAGAAAGGACCAAAAGTTGGAAACTGGGCACTTCTGCCATAGGTTACCTATTCTAATTATTGATTCTTCATTGATAGATGCAATACATGCTATATAGGTCATTTAGATTTCTGTGATTTAAGATTAAAATTTTCTCCATATACATTCCTTAAAACCATCTTTGTCATTTATTCAAATACTTAAAACTAAAAGAGGTCTTTCATAAATTAATTCTGCAGATAAGCAAGAAATCTCACAGTCAAACTCTTCATGGGAGAACACAAATTCATTTCTACCTCTCATTAAACCACAACTGACAGCAAAGATTGTATTCAACTCTTTATTTTAGTAAAATCAGAATAAACACAGCACATGCAGTGCTAGCATCTAAAACTAATACATTAAGCAATTACTAAACTTACAGTGACTTGAGGTTCAATGTCTACATTTGGCAAATtaaaatccattcttttttactGAAAATATTGTTGGCTGACAAAACTTAATGTAAGTCACTGATTATGGCAATACACAAAGATAACCACATGTTTGAGAAATAGGCCAGacactaaaaaacaaacatatgggaCTAAATAGAACTCTGTAGAATTTCTGAAAATGTGGACACTACATAAGTGTTTAGAAGTGTTTTAAGATAACAACATATCAAAACCTTGGCATGCTATAGCTTCAAGTTGctaattttcttttacattttgttaGAAAGTTAAAGCTATCTACATTGACAATGCTGGGTCTGCTTAGTTTGACTAAAAGTGTAGTGAGACCTAACATTAAAGCTCACACTAACCTGAAATTTATTATGTAACGTACGGTGACATTCAACATTCAAGTGCCAGTGTTTTTGTACTGTCTTTTGGTCAAGTTTCTTTAAACTTTCAAAGAATAACTTTAAggcttacaaaaataaatatttgtcaaaatgtttcaataaataCTACACAGACTAGCACTAGCAGCAAAGAAGTATCTAAAATCTGTCATGTGCAAAGAGTTTTCTTCCCAATTATCATTCTATGGtcccaaataaaattttagaatctAGTTCTAAAAAAATGTGTTCAACAATCTCCAAGAGACAAAATAAGATTGGAAGTTTAAGAACATGCAcagaagacatatatatatatatatatatataaaattctcttAATGTGCAATAAAATAAGTACTTTGTAAAAAATTTATGAGCAAAATGTACAAGAGTCTAAACCTATACTAATTGAAATAGCACCATAACAAATGACCTCAATACTGTCAAGTGCACCTACCTAATAGTTTTAGAACAAGGCACAATACACCTGAAAATCTATTATTGCacttttaagaaatctttgccttctTATGCCATTGTTAAGATTATGAAGATCACCATTTTCCAACCAGAGAATCAGTACCAATTCCAAGCGGCGGAGACAATTTTAGTTGGTGAATAATCATCTTTAGCCAAATTCAGCAGGAAACAACTGTAAAATACAATGGAAACCTATGCAACTAAAATATAACTGTACTATACAGAAAAAACAACTTGAGCAGCTTAGTACATATTTCTAACTCGTGTAATCGCAAGGATTTCTTTGTTGTTATGCTGATTGACAAAATCCACAAATGTAAGCCATTTAAACATTTCAATGCAGTGTAAAGAGAGTAAAGAAAATCTGCAATAAAATGAAAGCCTGCTGCATGATCCCTCCTGCTCATATCCTCTTGACCAAAAAACATCAACACTAGCATGCATTTAAGACCAAAATCCAAGCAGATCCATAAAAGGACTGGTCACTCGCATGGTCAACCATACCACCATTTCAATTTTACTCATGGCAGGCATGAAAAAATCTAATTAGATGAAATTTTCActaaatactttaaaatcaaattttcaaaatttcaaactTCTCCTGTGGTAACATATACCCAAGACTTGCCTAGCTTAGAATTAAGAGGAACTGTTATATTTACTTCCATTAACTTCAAGAATGCTTTGAAAAATGTATGGATGCATTCATACATGCAACCTTATCATGACTGGAATGGCTTATTTATAATCTATAAACACCTATCCAGGTTAGAATGAGCAAGTACAAATTTAAATAAGTACAGCTTACCACATCAGAAGGTAATTCTGCTGTAAGGTATTTTTCTCCCCAATCTGCAAATATTAAGTCCTAATGCAAGTTACTGCTCAAGTTTTCTTACTTTGTAATAGTTCTGAATTAACAATTCCTGTTAAATAAGTTGTATCACACCTGTGTGTCAAGGTGTGATCTTAGCCCAAATTTAGTGAATTTATTCCATGAATACAATTGAGAACGAGAGCATTACGGAGCCAACAAGACATCAAAATAATAAGCTGTCTATAAACTTAAAAGTCACAGTACATTAACAAACAAATGATCCTCaatcacaaaattataaatgcaGTTTGGGGTGGAAACAAGCAGAAGGGGAGTTAATCCAAACCATAGCAATTAAGTTTTCAAACCAATGGAGTTGTTGattgttctttttccttcttttggctTTAAGCTTCCTTGAATTTTCAGGAGAATCACTGTGGGTAATGCACTACAAGATCTCCTTTCTACACAAAACAATCTGGCAAAGTTACATGTGGTTTCcattgtaaatttttttaagtgacttgGTTACAAAGCAGATTCAGTTGCCCCACCAGTCAACCCCCTGAGAGCTGTAATTTCCTCCATATCCTTCACTACTGTAGAAGCCTCCATAGCCACCtatcaagaaatgtttaaaaaaaaaaagacaaattagtcagccatattttctttttttggtttttctagtagtctgaTATAAGCCTAATAAAAAACACTGTATTATTTGGTTGTGTTCTTCACaaataaaatttctcaaattATGCTTTGAAAAAGGGGGGAATCCCTtgcaaaaatttatataaaagggGGAAAATTTCACTACTACCTCCACCAAATCCTCTGCTGCTGCCATGACCACCTCCACCAGTGCGGCTGCTGCTTGCACGACCACTACTATAGCTAGAACTGCCGGAACTGCTACTTTGTCGATAATCACGGGCACCAAATCCTCCACTGAATCTATATTACAAGGAAAAAGATATGATGTTTTTTAAGAAcataattgaaataaaatgacaatttCCATGCATAAACTTTCCAATCCTCAACTTCAACTCATTTCCATGTGGCATCTTCCTCTGGCATTTACTTCACACTATCCTTTCTGAAAATGTCACTTGTACAGTAATGGCAGTGTTTTTAGTTAACCCTGGACAGAATTCCTTTCCCAAATGATATTAATGACAAAGGTTTAAAACAACCCGTACCTCTTAGAACGGCCACGACTGCTACTCTTGTAGTGGTGTTCATAAGCCATATTTTCTAACCAAGATGGCACTTCTTGTTTGGCTTCAACAAGAAGATCCAACAAATCTTttgtaatatttatatttctttcattgaAAAATGAGGTGGCAAGACCTACAAGAATCCAAAAAAAGTAAATGAGGTCTAGAACattaatcagaaaacaaaaatataaacaatacgCAATATTAAACTGTCTGACATCCAATGTCAACTTTCCCTTGAAAACAggttttaggatttaaaattctGTGTCAACCATCAAGCAACCAAACACTTTACCAAGGTTTCCTACACGTCCTGTACGGCCAATCCGATGGACATATTCCTCAATATCACTTGGCAAATCAAAATTGATGACATGTTTCACATTCGAAATGTCTAGTCCTCTTGCTGCCACctaaaaaaagtaatttaaaaaaaaaaaagtagtttttgTTAAAATAAGGCAATATTCAAAGATgtgtaattgaaaaaaaaaaaaaaaaagagcagaaaataTACGCACAGCAGTAGCCACTAGAATTGGGCTTTTTCCTGAGCGGAACTGATGAAGAGCTTCCTCTCTATCTCTCTGTGAGCGGTCTCCATGGATACTTGTACAAGCATATCCTTCATGGTATAAGAAATCCTCCAAAGAATCAGCCCCCTTTTTGGTCTCAACAAAAACTAAAGTCAGCGAATCCTTCCCTGAAAAATtattgataaaaaatattttatcttttctttattaaTAGCAAATTTGCATCATTGTTTGATCTAAATATTAATGTTTGTTACTTCTCTTTGCACTCAGAAGGAATGCACATGGAGATAATGAAAAAGCAGCTTTACATCCATGGTCAGAAGGGTGAGTAAACACAGGGTACAGGCTAAAGGTATTTTAATAGTCTATTATCTAGCAATATAATTACTCAAAATTTTACCTGTTGCATTTAAGAGGTCAAGTAGAAATGACCGTTTGTCTGCCTCTTCCACCCAAACTACTTTTTGTGTGATGTTCTCAGAGGTAGAGCCAACTCTACCTACGGCCAGAAAGATATATTCATCCAAGAAATCACGAGCAAGCAtctgaaagagggaagaaagtctttacttttttcctattttaactaACATTAACTGAAGATAACATCtatacaaattttcttttttcaaaaaaaaggaaCTACCTGAATTTCCTTAGGAAAAGTAGCACTAAACATCATGGTATGGCGAACACCCTTTGGTGGCATAGTGTCTTGTTCAACTATACGACGTATCTGAGGTTCAAATCCCATATCCAGCATCCTATCAGCTTCATCCAACACCAAGTATCTGTTATTAAAAAGATAGTTTAGAATTTGAGAAACTTAAGTTTAGAATTTGATAAGAAACTTAATTTTTGTTGTGCCTATACTGAACTATGctaatatagtcattttaacaTGAGATTCAAATTTCACTATGTAAACCACATACAGATCACATAACCAATTAGCTGTTATTTGTTACAATGAACCAAGCAGATCAGCTATAATACTTTATAAAATACTACAAAACTGATAATTACTAATATACAAATTAATTATACctcaaatataaaaatcaacttaCTTGCAGAAATCTAACCCAATCTTTCCTCTTTCCATCATATCCACCAGACGTCCTGGAGTGGCAACTAACAAGTGACATCCACGTTCTAAGTCTCGAATCTGTTGACCAATATCAGCACCACCATATACCACACAAGGACGAACTCGAGACCGGTATGAAAACTGCAAGCAATAATTTATTAGATGGTCATAAAAACTACACTAGAGTCTATAAAAAAGTCAATAATCAGCAAAATGCATACTTACTTTCCTGGCTTCCTCATAGATCTGTACAGCCAACTCTCTTGTTGGGGCTAAAACCAAGGAGAGTGGATACTGTTTACGGCGTCCATACCTTCCATTTTCCTAAGAATTAAGTACAATTTATAAATTAAGCTCAAAGattcaaatctttttttaatcatttctaaaGTTCGTGACAATAAAATCCCCTCTGTAATTTAAGAACTGTATTTGAAAATGAACTTTTATTGACTTAACAGACTAATGAAAGAGAGTATAtttacttgaaagaaaagttCCAACAAATGATAAAAATTGT carries:
- the LOC133051466 gene encoding ATP-dependent RNA helicase DDX3X-like isoform X3 encodes the protein MSHEAVKNVQEVDQQLADLNLNSDNNQSGGGSTASRRYIPPHLRNREASKGFYGKDGSAWSCSKEKDAYSSFGSRDSRGRPSYFSDRGSGSRGRFDDRGRNDCEGIGSRGDRTGFGRFERSGHSRWCDKSDDDDWSKPLPPSERLEQELFSGGNTGINFEKYDDIPVEVTGSNCPPHIESFSDVAMGEIIMGNIELTRYTRPTPVQKHAIPIIKEKRDLMACAQTGSGKTAAFLLPILSQIYTDGPGEALKAVKENGRYGRRKQYPLSLVLAPTRELAVQIYEEARKFSYRSRVRPCVVYGGADIGQQIRDLERGCHLLVATPGRLVDMMERGKIGLDFCKYLVLDEADRMLDMGFEPQIRRIVEQDTMPPKGVRHTMMFSATFPKEIQMLARDFLDEYIFLAVGRVGSTSENITQKVVWVEEADKRSFLLDLLNATGKDSLTLVFVETKKGADSLEDFLYHEGYACTSIHGDRSQRDREEALHQFRSGKSPILVATAVAARGLDISNVKHVINFDLPSDIEEYVHRIGRTGRVGNLGLATSFFNERNINITKDLLDLLVEAKQEVPSWLENMAYEHHYKSSSRGRSKRFSGGFGARDYRQSSSSGSSSYSSGRASSSRTGGGGHGSSRGFGGGSGYGGFYSSEGYGGNYSSQGVDWWGN
- the LOC133051466 gene encoding ATP-dependent RNA helicase DDX3X-like isoform X2 encodes the protein MSHEAVKNVQEVDQQLADLNLNSDNNQSGGGSTASKGRYIPPHLRNREASKGFYGKDGSAWSCSKEKDAYSSFGSRDSRGRPSYFSDRGSGSRGRFDDRGRNDCEGIGSRGDRTGFGRFERSGHSRWCDKSDDDDWSKPLPPSERLEQELFSGGNTGINFEKYDDIPVEVTGSNCPPHIESFSDVAMGEIIMGNIELTRYTRPTPVQKHAIPIIKEKRDLMACAQTGSGKTAAFLLPILSQIYTDGPGEALKAVKENGRYGRRKQYPLSLVLAPTRELAVQIYEEARKFSYRSRVRPCVVYGGADIGQQIRDLERGCHLLVATPGRLVDMMERGKIGLDFCKYLVLDEADRMLDMGFEPQIRRIVEQDTMPPKGVRHTMMFSATFPKEIQMLARDFLDEYIFLAVGRVGSTSENITQKVVWVEEADKRSFLLDLLNATGKDSLTLVFVETKKGADSLEDFLYHEGYACTSIHGDRSQRDREEALHQFRSGKSPILVATAVAARGLDISNVKHVINFDLPSDIEEYVHRIGRTGRVGNLGLATSFFNERNINITKDLLDLLVEAKQEVPSWLENMAYEHHYKSSSRGRSKRFSGGFGARDYRQSSSSGSSSYSSGRASSSRTGGGGHGSSRGFGGGGYGGFYSSEGYGGNYSSQGVDWWGN
- the LOC133051466 gene encoding ATP-dependent RNA helicase DDX3X-like isoform X4; amino-acid sequence: MSHEAVKNVQEVDQQLADLNLNSDNNQSGGGSTASRRYIPPHLRNREASKGFYGKDGSAWSCSKEKDAYSSFGSRDSRGRPSYFSDRGSGSRGRFDDRGRNDCEGIGSRGDRTGFGRFERSGHSRWCDKSDDDDWSKPLPPSERLEQELFSGGNTGINFEKYDDIPVEVTGSNCPPHIESFSDVAMGEIIMGNIELTRYTRPTPVQKHAIPIIKEKRDLMACAQTGSGKTAAFLLPILSQIYTDGPGEALKAVKENGRYGRRKQYPLSLVLAPTRELAVQIYEEARKFSYRSRVRPCVVYGGADIGQQIRDLERGCHLLVATPGRLVDMMERGKIGLDFCKYLVLDEADRMLDMGFEPQIRRIVEQDTMPPKGVRHTMMFSATFPKEIQMLARDFLDEYIFLAVGRVGSTSENITQKVVWVEEADKRSFLLDLLNATGKDSLTLVFVETKKGADSLEDFLYHEGYACTSIHGDRSQRDREEALHQFRSGKSPILVATAVAARGLDISNVKHVINFDLPSDIEEYVHRIGRTGRVGNLGLATSFFNERNINITKDLLDLLVEAKQEVPSWLENMAYEHHYKSSSRGRSKRFSGGFGARDYRQSSSSGSSSYSSGRASSSRTGGGGHGSSRGFGGGGYGGFYSSEGYGGNYSSQGVDWWGN
- the LOC133051466 gene encoding ATP-dependent RNA helicase DDX3X-like isoform X1, coding for MSHEAVKNVQEVDQQLADLNLNSDNNQSGGGSTASKGRYIPPHLRNREASKGFYGKDGSAWSCSKEKDAYSSFGSRDSRGRPSYFSDRGSGSRGRFDDRGRNDCEGIGSRGDRTGFGRFERSGHSRWCDKSDDDDWSKPLPPSERLEQELFSGGNTGINFEKYDDIPVEVTGSNCPPHIESFSDVAMGEIIMGNIELTRYTRPTPVQKHAIPIIKEKRDLMACAQTGSGKTAAFLLPILSQIYTDGPGEALKAVKENGRYGRRKQYPLSLVLAPTRELAVQIYEEARKFSYRSRVRPCVVYGGADIGQQIRDLERGCHLLVATPGRLVDMMERGKIGLDFCKYLVLDEADRMLDMGFEPQIRRIVEQDTMPPKGVRHTMMFSATFPKEIQMLARDFLDEYIFLAVGRVGSTSENITQKVVWVEEADKRSFLLDLLNATGKDSLTLVFVETKKGADSLEDFLYHEGYACTSIHGDRSQRDREEALHQFRSGKSPILVATAVAARGLDISNVKHVINFDLPSDIEEYVHRIGRTGRVGNLGLATSFFNERNINITKDLLDLLVEAKQEVPSWLENMAYEHHYKSSSRGRSKRFSGGFGARDYRQSSSSGSSSYSSGRASSSRTGGGGHGSSRGFGGGSGYGGFYSSEGYGGNYSSQGVDWWGN